In one window of Acidiferrobacteraceae bacterium DNA:
- a CDS encoding lipopolysaccharide assembly protein LapA domain-containing protein produces the protein MNYKLIVVVVLAALGALFIVQNVAVVEIQFLFWSITMSRSLLIILLLVLGIAIGWLLHGYLRFRQRKTDHEE, from the coding sequence ATGAACTACAAATTGATTGTTGTTGTAGTCCTCGCTGCCCTCGGCGCGCTCTTCATTGTTCAGAACGTTGCCGTCGTCGAGATTCAGTTCCTGTTCTGGTCGATCACAATGTCTCGTTCGTTGCTTATTATTCTCCTGTTGGTCCTGGGCATTGCTATCGGGTGGCTATTGCACGGATACCTGAGGTTTCGTCAACGAAAGACAGATCATGAAGAATAG
- a CDS encoding DUF4386 domain-containing protein yields MDARNRIAKVAGAGYLAIFISGIFANFFVLETLVVAGDAAATAGNIQDNEWQFRFGILSFVIMVVFDVVLTWALYELLKVVNRNVSLLAAWFRLVNCAIFGVALYNLFGVLHVLGSSPYLAALNTSQLQAQVMLFVHAFQSTWLVGLIFFGIHLIFLGYLVFKSSDFPRFIGVLLMIAAIGYLIDSFANFLLPNYEDYESIFMMIVVIPGVVGELSLTFWLLFKGVKTETELKASA; encoded by the coding sequence ATGGATGCACGAAACCGAATCGCGAAAGTGGCGGGGGCCGGTTATCTGGCCATATTCATTTCCGGCATCTTCGCCAATTTCTTCGTCCTCGAAACCCTGGTGGTGGCAGGAGATGCCGCAGCGACGGCAGGCAACATCCAGGACAACGAATGGCAATTCCGTTTCGGGATCCTGAGCTTCGTCATCATGGTGGTCTTCGATGTCGTGCTCACCTGGGCACTGTATGAACTGCTGAAGGTGGTCAACCGGAATGTGTCGTTGCTGGCGGCCTGGTTTCGGCTGGTGAACTGCGCGATCTTCGGCGTCGCGTTGTACAACCTGTTTGGCGTCCTGCACGTCCTCGGCAGTTCGCCGTACCTTGCGGCATTGAATACCAGCCAGCTGCAGGCGCAGGTGATGTTGTTTGTCCATGCGTTTCAGTCGACCTGGCTGGTCGGGCTGATTTTCTTTGGCATCCACCTGATCTTTCTCGGGTACCTGGTGTTCAAGTCGAGCGACTTTCCGCGGTTTATCGGTGTCCTGCTGATGATTGCGGCCATTGGCTACCTGATTGACAGTTTCGCCAACTTCCTCCTGCCCAACTACGAAGACTACGAGTCCATCTTCATGATGATCGTGGTCATACCCGGGGTGGTTGGGGAACTGTCGCTGACATTCTGGCTGTTGTTCAAAGGCGTGAAGACGGAGACCGAGCTGAAAGCGAGTGCGTAG
- a CDS encoding phosphate-starvation-inducible PsiE family protein — protein sequence MKNRLLGKPRRTAPDHQRMYETMNARIIGLFNRTVDVVFGVILLLIIFAIAIGTLQLFVSVWQLLRFEGITGHYIDLIADILTLYVLVELSRSLIEYFDSSKLRMTFIVDAAIVFIIREILIALFKHDIDTGTLYAFSSLLLVLAALRIGSVLVYQREKSMLEESGKK from the coding sequence ATGAAGAATAGACTGCTTGGAAAACCGCGACGGACAGCACCGGACCATCAGCGGATGTACGAAACCATGAATGCTCGAATCATTGGATTGTTCAATCGCACCGTGGATGTCGTATTCGGGGTCATTCTCTTGCTTATCATTTTCGCGATTGCCATCGGTACGCTGCAATTGTTCGTATCTGTGTGGCAGCTCCTCAGGTTCGAGGGCATCACCGGGCACTACATTGATCTGATCGCAGATATCCTGACGCTCTACGTGCTCGTGGAGCTGTCCCGTTCACTGATTGAATATTTTGACAGCAGCAAACTGCGCATGACCTTTATCGTGGACGCAGCAATCGTATTCATCATTCGCGAAATCCTGATTGCGCTGTTCAAACACGATATCGATACCGGAACGCTCTATGCGTTCTCTTCCCTGCTGCTTGTTCTCGCTGCCCTGCGGATCGGTTCAGTGCTGGTGTACCAGCGGGAAAAGTCGATGCTGGAAGAAAGCGGGAAGAAATAG
- a CDS encoding VOC family protein has translation MESPPEVAFFTLNGTWLGLYAKEALAEDAQVSAAGEGFEGFALAHNVSSEQEVDEVMAQAVDAGATLVKKPQKVFWGGYNGYFKDPDGHLWEVAHNPMFWVGPAD, from the coding sequence ATGGAATCACCGCCCGAGGTCGCATTCTTCACCTTGAACGGCACCTGGCTGGGATTGTATGCAAAAGAGGCATTGGCCGAGGACGCCCAGGTGTCTGCCGCCGGGGAGGGGTTCGAGGGATTTGCCCTTGCCCACAACGTCAGCTCGGAACAGGAAGTGGATGAGGTCATGGCGCAGGCGGTCGATGCCGGCGCCACCCTGGTCAAGAAACCGCAGAAGGTGTTCTGGGGAGGATACAATGGCTACTTTAAGGATCCCGATGGTCATCTCTGGGAGGTCGCCCACAATCCCATGTTCTGGGTAGGCCCGGCGGACTAG